In Brachypodium distachyon strain Bd21 chromosome 2, Brachypodium_distachyon_v3.0, whole genome shotgun sequence, one genomic interval encodes:
- the LOC100842334 gene encoding zingipain-2, which produces MEPVPSSRCLCAGLLVLVATAVFHAVAAQGEAGLTVAARHEQWMAKFGRVYTDANEKARRQAVFGANARYVDAVNRAGNRTYTLGLNEFSDLTDNEFAKTHLGYREFRPETANISKGVDPGYGLAGNIPKSFDWRTKGAVTEVKSQGGCGCCWAFAAVAATEGLVKIAKGTLISMSEQQVLDCTTGNNTCKGGYMNDALSYVFASGGLQTEEDYEYNAEKGACRRDVTPNPATSVGHAEYMPLDGNEFLLQKLVARQPVVVAVEAYGTDFKNYGGGVFTGSPSCGQNLDHFFTVVGYGFADGGKQMYWLVKNQWGTSWGESGYMRIARGSSARNCGMTNNYVYYATMDPY; this is translated from the exons atggagCCGGTTCCCAGCTCGCGTTGCCTCTGCGCCGGGCTGCTAGTGCTCGTGGCCACTGCTGTCTTTCACGCCGTCGCGGCGCAAGGAGAAGCTGGGCTCACCGTGGCGGCCCGGCACGAGCAGTGGATGGCCAAGTTCGGGCGCGTGTACACGGACGCCAACGAGAaggcgcggcggcaggcggtGTTCGGGGCCAACGCGCGGTACGTGGACGCCGTCAACCGGGCTGGCAACCGCACGTACACGCTCGGGCTCAACGAGTTCTCGGACCTTACCGACAACGAGTTCGCCAAGACGCATCTGGGGTACCGCGAGTTTCGACCAGAAACGGCGAACATTTCCAAGGGTGTCGATCCGGGTTATGGCCTGGCCGGCAACATTCCCAAGAGCTTTGACTGGAGAACCAAGGGCGCCGTCACCGAAGTGAAGAGTCAAGGCGGATGTG GGTGTTGCTGGGCGttcgcggcggtggcggcaacGGAGGGGCTGGTCAAGATCGCGAAGGGAACCCTGATCTCCATGTCGGAGCAGCAGGTGCTGGACTGCACGACCGGCAACAACACCTGCAAAGGCGGCTACATGAACGACGCGCTCAGCTACGTGTTCGCCAGCGGCGGGCTGCAGACGGAGGAAGACTACGAGTACAACGCCGAGAAGGGCGCGTGCCGCAGAGACGTCACGCCGAACCCGGCGACCTCCGTTGGCCACGCCGAGTACATGCCCCTGGACGGCAACGAGTTCTTGCTCCAGAAGCTCGTGGCCAGGCAGCCGGTGGTCGTGGCCGTGGAAGCCTATGGCACGGACTTCAAGAACTACGGGGGCGGCGTGTTCACGGGTAGCCCGTCGTGCGGGCAGAACCTGGATCACTTCTTTACGGTGGTGGGCTATGGGTTCGCGGACGGCGGGAAGCAAATGTACTGGCTGGTGAAGAACCAGTGGGGGACCTCGTGGGGCGAGAGTGGCTACATGCGCATCGCGCGCGGGAGCAGCGCCCGCAACTGCGGCATGACCAACAACTACGTCTACTACGCGACCATGGACCCGTACTAG